Part of the Sphingomonas morindae genome, CGGTCTGCACGTCGAACGCCGGCGCCTGCCCGCCCTTCACCTCAATCTTGGGCAGCGCCGCCTGGCGCGTCTGATCGACATTGATATAGCCCGTCGCCACCAGGGCGATGGCGACGACGACGAGGATGATCAGCAGAACCAGGATCGCGCGCATCGTCTCTCTCTCCCGCAAGCCATGATCGGTATCAAGTCCGCATCAACGTCGCGGGGGCGTCACGGTTTCAGGGGAGGACATGGCGCCATTCGCACACCTCGAGCGAGGCGAACAGCCCGGCCTCGGCATAGGGATCGCCCGCCGCGAACGCGCGCGCCGCGTCCAGCCCGTCGAACTCGGCAAGGATCAGCGAGCCTTGCGGCGCGCCCGCCGGATCCAGCAGCGGCCCGGCGCGGAGGATGCGCTCCCCCAGCGTCTTGAGATAGGCGAGGTGCCGGGGCCGCGTCTCGGCCCGCAGCGTGCCGGCGTCGGCGTGATCGCGTGCGAGGATCATGAACGGCTTCATGGCGTCTCCTTCCGGGCCTTGCGCGCGCTTCGGCTTGACCGCGCGCCCCCGGTGCCTTAGGGACGCCGGCTTTCCGGGCAATAGATTCTTTCGGGATTTGAGATCATGTCGCGCATTTGCGAGCTGACGGGCAAGGGTCGCCAGATCGGCCACAACGTGTCCCACGCCA contains:
- a CDS encoding YciI family protein, which gives rise to MKPFMILARDHADAGTLRAETRPRHLAYLKTLGERILRAGPLLDPAGAPQGSLILAEFDGLDAARAFAAGDPYAEAGLFASLEVCEWRHVLP